The Salvelinus fontinalis isolate EN_2023a chromosome 9, ASM2944872v1, whole genome shotgun sequence genome has a window encoding:
- the LOC129862578 gene encoding coactosin-like protein, producing MATRIDKEACREAYNLVRDDNTEINWAAFKYEGHMIVPAGQGTDYEEFKSQCTDDVRLFGFVRITTGDAMSKRAKFTLITWIGENVSGLQRAKISTDKTLVKDIVQNFAKEFMISDARELEEDYIRTELKKAGGANYDAQGE from the exons ATGGCAACAAGAATCGATAAAGAGGCTTGCAGGGAAGCGTATAACCTCGTCAGAGACGATAACACGGAGATAAACTG gGCAGCGTTTAAATATGAGGGCCATATGATTGTGCCGGCGGGCCAGGGGACTGATTATGAAGAATTCAAGAGTCAGTGCACAG atGATGTGCGTCTCTTTGGCTTTGTGCGGATCACAACGGGTGACGCCATGAGCAAGCGGGCCAAGTTCACCCTCATCACCTGGATAGGGGAAAACGTAAGTGGCCTGCAGCGTGCCAAGATCAGCACTGACAAGACACTGGTGAAAGATATTGTCCAG AACTTTGCTAAGGAGTTCATGATCAGTGATGCTCGTGAGCTGGAGGAGGACTACATTCGCACCGAGCTGAAGAAGGCAGGCGGGGCCAACTATGACGCCCAAGGAGAGTAG